The following is a genomic window from Rhodospirillaceae bacterium.
AGATTTCACATCTGGGTCGCGGCGAACAACCGTTTGACAAAGAAGTATGGATTTAAGGGGGCAATTGTGGACTGGGAGTTATTCCAAATAGGGTTTGTGCTGGTTCTTATTGCCCTTGTTTTTTTCGGTTTCATAAGGGAACGCCTGCCGCCCGATGTCGTGGCATTGACTGCGGTTGGATTATTATTGGCAACGGGTATTTTAAATACCAGTGATGTGCTGAGTGTGTTCAGCAATAGCGCGCCACTTACGATTGCCGCGATGTTCGTTCTAAGCGCCGGACTGGAACGCACAGGCGTCATTGATGGCCTCGGTCGCTATATCACGAAGTCTGCTGCCAGTTCCCCAACTCTTGCGCTCGCTTTAATGATGATCAGCGTGATGGTCGTATCTGCTTTTATTAATAATACTCCGGTTGTAGTGATTCTGACCCCAGTTGTTATTAGCTTGGCTCGAGCCCTAAACCTTACCCCTTCAAAACTACTAATACCGCTCTCGTTTGCCAGCATATTTGGAGGCACTACAACACTCATCGGAACGTCTACGAATATTTTAGTGAACGGTGTTGCACAGGACTATGGCCTGAAGCCGTTTGGCATGTTTGAGATCACCGCAGCAGGTGCGATCCTTGGCGGCATCGGTATCTTGTACCTTCTGTTGGTGGGTAAGTGGCTACTTCCCGATCGAGAGACACTTGCTAGTCTGTTGCCCTCTTCTTCGGACCGACATTTTCTTGCAGACGTACTCATCCCACTTGGGTCACCCCTCGTAGGGCTCCAGTTGTCGGCGGCCGGTTTCACAGAACATCGTGGCTTACGCGTCATTGATTTAATCAGGGGCGATGCCTCAATGCGTAATAAATTGACCGACATATTTCTGATGGCGGGAGATCGTGTGGTCTTAAGAAGTAAAGTGGGAGATATGCTTGGTCTGCGAGAAGTAGGTGATGTTGCTTTCGGTGGGCGCGAGGCACATGCCATTGAACCTATGGTTACACGCGAGACCGTGATCATGGAGGGTATTGTTGGACCTCAGTCGAAATTTCAAGGAAGGCGTGTGTCTGATCTGAATCTTCGCCGACTGTACGGCTCATACATTTTGGCAATTCATCGACAAGGCACAGGTCTTTCAGGAAACTTTGACCGCGTCCAATTGCAGATGGGTGACACTCTCTTGCTAGAGGGGCCAGCAAAAAACCTTCGTCAACTTTTCGATTATCGCGAGCTGATAAACCTCTCACACCCGAGTGAGCGGCCACTTCGGCGAGACAAAGCGCCAATTGCAATATTGGCGGTCTTCCTAGTGATGGTGCTTGCCGCTTTTGAAATTTTGCCGATCGCGGCGCTTGCACTTATGGCTGCCACTTCAGTGGTAGTTCTTGGATGTCTTGATTCTGATGAAGCCTACAACTCAATTCACTGGAACATTTTAATGCTCATTTTTGGAATGCTGGCGCTCGGCATTGCGATGGAAAAAACAGGAGCCGCCAGCTTTGTTGTCGATAACTTGGCATCACTCGTTGGCGTGTTTGGGCCAATTGCGGTGCTATCGGCCATCTACATAATTACATCGTTGTTGACAGAAATTATGAGTAATAATGCGACAGCGATTTTGCTTACCCCGATAGCTGTAGGCTTAGCCAATGAGTTGGGAGTGGATCCACGACCGTTTGCTGTCGCTGTAATGTTCGCTGCAAGTGCGAGTTTTGCGACGCCAATCGGCTATCAAACCAACACGTTTGTTTACAATGCTGGTGGGTATCGATTTTCTGACTTTATCAAAGTCGGCTTGCCATTAAATGTCCTGCTTTGGGTTGCTGCGACTTTCATCATTCCAATTTTTTGGCCACTCGAGATTCAAGATTGATGTAGGTATTTGACAGCAAACTGCTCTGTGCGGTGCGATTTAGAAATAATGGTGGGAGGTGGTTCCCTCCATTACCTTTGCTAAAATCGTTAAGCCTATCAGCCTCATCGTTTGACCAGACTGTTACGATAATAAGGTGATTTGTTCTATTTTATCCACCACCGGAGCTAAAAGCAGACTGCTACCACTAAAATGCATTTCAATTTCTATAGTTGGTAATTCTATACGAAATACTGAAGCTTAATTCAGGTCAGTCGCATCCTCTTAAGCTTTGTCTTTAATCACACCTGACATGAACCCGGCTTGACCAGGGTCCTCTATGCCATCGTAGAGGCTGGAGAAGATGCGTTGCGTGAAGCGTTGACGGGCGCTTTTCAAGTTTTCTTTCATTTCATCGTCAGGTTTGAACTGCTCGATCATCTCGGGCGTGACTTTGCCTTTGGTCGCCAGTAAATGCTCAATGACGGTTTGGCGGTCGCGATTGACCCAGATCTCTCCAGCCAACTGCATGCAAATTTCAAGCAAATGGTCAATCATCGGGTCGCGAAAGTAGTGCGGATGACCTTTATCAAAACCAGGTAGGTCTTTCACATAATCGAGTCCCTCGTTGAGGTTCCTTTTCGGGTTTTTTTGATCCGACATATGTGTGCTCCTTATGTTCAGTCTCGTGTTGAATCTTTGGTACGCTGCAGACTGGTGATCCGCAAGAGTGCCGTGCAGATATTCTGTGCTTAGGTGACCGGGCGGCGGTCATAGGGCGAAGTCTCTACTCGTCATGTAAGCGTGACTAGGGCAGCTTGGAGTGTATGAAAGAAAAACCTGTGATACTCGCATCTTATTTAGCGTATTTATGCGCTCTAGTAACACTTTGGTGGTGCGTACCAGGTAATGTTTCTTTAGCTGAAGAGCGAAGTTCAAACAATACGCTGCGACTTGCGGTCAATATTCTACCGCCAGGATTCGGTAGTCCGTATCGCACCACAGCGACACCCTCTATCACGACCACGTCCGCGTTATTCGATGGTCTGACTAGGCTTGACCATCTTGGCAATGTGTCTCCTTGGTTGGCTGAGAGGTGGGAACCTATCAGCGAAACACGCTGGCGTTTTTACCTGCGCAAAGACGTAGTGTTTTCCAATGGCGTGCCCTTTGATTCTTCGGCGGTGGTTCATGTGGTTGGGTATCTGACGGGAAAAGAATCGCCGTTGGAAAGTGTGCGCCGAGATATGCCGTGGCTGGCTGGGACCGAGATCATAGATGAGCATACCGTTGATATTCTGACTAAGGTTCCCGTCCCAACGTTTGATCGCTATGCGGCGACTCTTTTAATGACCGAGCCGGGTGCTTTTACAGACCTGGGGCCAGAAACATATGCGCTAAACCCTGTTGTGACCGGCCCGTTTCTCATCAGCGCATGGCAGCCAAATAGTGTGCATATGGAGGCCAACCCAACAACATGGCGTCCACCGAAGTTGGCTGGCGTTGAGATAATTGCCTTACCTGACAGCACAACACGTGTGCAGGCCGTGTTGTCTGGTCGTGTGGATGTGGCCGTGGCGCTCGGCCCTGATGAAGCGAAAATGATCGCTGCCGCAGGCGGGTCGTTTGTGACCTTCAGCTCTGGACAAATCGCAAATGTGACTCTCAATACTTTGGGGGATGCACCGTTCAAGGATGTTCGCGTTCGCCGCGCCCTCAACATGGCCGTCAACCGTGATCTCATCATTGATGTTCTTATGGCGGGTTCAACGGAGCCCGCCAATCAGCCAGCGACCAAAACATCTTTTGGCTACAATCCTAATTTGCCATTGTTTCCCTATGATCCAGAGCGAGCACGGGCGTTGCTGGCAGAGGCTGGGTATCCAAACGGCTTTAGTTTCAAATTGCGCACCTCATTGTCAGGTCCAGGTCAGGCCAGTGTGTATCAGCAGGTTGCCAGTGATCTTAGAAGTATCGGTGTCGAGATGGTTTTCGATGTTGTGCCGTCCACATTGTATCTCAGTGAGTTGATTCGCTTGGGGGACATCGCTGACGCTTTCACGCTTCCTATCGCTCTGTTTCCAACGATGGATTCTATGCGTGCGATGTCGTTTCACTCCTGTCTCTGGCCGTCTCCCGGCTATTGTAATGAGACTATTCAACCGGTCATTGAGCAGGCGTTGATTGAATGGGATCAGGACAAGGCAATTGAGTTGCGGCAACAGGTCATGGCCCACTATCATGAACAAGCCGCTGTTTTGTATTTACACGAATCACCATCTTTTGTGGGGTTAAGCGCCCGCGTTCGAAATTATGGCGATGTATTTGGGTTTGTTGGATATGACGTTATCGAACTCGTGGATTAAGCGCGTCCTGATTCTTTCGGCGGCTGTCATGGTGGGCTTTACGAGCCCGGTGCAGGCTGAAAAAACACTTCGTGTTGCGGTCCATGCCTTACCGCCTTTCTTGGGTCATGCCTTTGCGACGACGGCGCGGCCGACCATATTTACGACCGGAGCGATCTACGATGGTCTGGTAAAATTCGATCGTGAGGGACAGCTCTCTCCTTGGCTGGCGGTGGCTTGGGAAAACATCGATGAAATGACATGGCGTTTCACGCTGCGTGATGGCGTGTCTTTTTCCAACGGAACACCGCTCACCAGCGCGTCAATCGAGACGGCGGTGCGGTGGCTGACCAGCGATGCATCCATGCGAGATGGTGTGCGTGGTGATGTACCTTTTCTGCAAGATGTGCGGGTTATTGATCGTCTAACGGCGGACATAATCACGAATATCCCAGTTCCCAATTTGCCCAATTATATGGGTGCGATGGTTATGGTAGAGCCGGAGCGGTTTGCCGCCCTGGGCCGCCAAGGATATGCGGACGATCCGGTTGGAACCGGGCCGTTTATTGTCGATGACTGGGGCGCAACCACGGTCACAATGGAGGCCTATGCGGGCTCGTGGCGGGCGCCGTATGTGGACCGGCTGGAAATTGTCGCGCTGCCGAGCATTTCAGGCCGTGTTCAAGCACTCCTTTCTGGGCGTGTCGATATTGCGACCGCGCTCGGACCGGATGAACGTCTAGCAGTCGAAGCTGCTGGTTTCGTACTTGAGGAGTGGCTCGATGCCTCAGTTGCGGCTGTGACGTTTATTACAGCGCATGGCGGACCTTTGGCAGACGTCCGTGTCCGGCAGGCACTGAATTATGCCGTCAATAAAGAGGGGATTATTGCCAGCTTGTTTGGGGATTTGACCTCGCCCGCGACCCAGGGCGTGTCCCACCAGGCTTATGGTTATAATCCTGAGCTCAAACCTTATCCCTATGACCCAGAAAAAGCGCGATCGCTTCTCGCAGAAGCTGGGTATGAGGATGGATTTGTGTTTGAGTTTCTGACTCAAACAGGTCTGGGTTCAGGGGACCTGGTGTTCCAGTTGGTAGCTTCAGACTTGGCGCGCGTCGGCGTCACTATGGAAATCCGTCAACTACCAGCGGCGGCTTTTTTACAGACTGTTTTGAGAGATCCAAACCATGGCGGTGCGGGCGGGCATGCGCTTATTTGGCCCGCCTGGCCTATTTTTGATGCCATGCGGCCAATGCTGATGCATTCCTGCCGTCGTTCCACACCCTGGCATTGTGACCAGGCTATACAGCCCAAAATTGAAGAAGCTTTGGTTGAGTGGGATCCGGATCGTGCTCTGGCCTTACGGTATGAAGTGATGGCTTATACACGGGATACGGCGCCCGCTATATTTTTGTATGAATCTCCAGAATTCGCCGCAACCTCTCCTCACGTAAATGGCTATCGGCAGGATCACGGCCATATCAACTATCATGAAATTCAACTTGCCGATTAACCAGGCTCGGCACTTTTTAAAAACGTCACGATGTTGCGTATAAGTTCGTCCCGCTGACCGTTTTGAGGCCAGCTGAGAAAACCGTGTGTTGCACCCTTGTAAACCTTAAGGGCCACGTCATGTCCGGCCTTCAAAAGGCGCTGATGATAATCCCTAGAGGATTGCAACAACACATCATCACTTCCTACGGCTAAAAAGCACCGAGGGTGCTGGTCGAATGATACATCCATTGGCGTTATTGCGTGATCAATATCTACGGTTTCCGCCAAGACGGCTTGTCCACCATATGCGGCCAGCATGGCTTCGCCGCCGGCGAACATCTCATCTCGACAGCTTTGTCGATCAAGAATGCCATACAAACTTGAGACAGAGATAACATCCGGTATGTCCCGGCTTAGCTGATCATCTTTCAAATCGTCGTCACCGAACACCTTCTGGAGTTTTGGATTCGCCCAAAAAAGCCCGGACATTATTGCAAGGTTACCGCCAGCGGAGTCTCCAATCAGGTGGAGTTGATCTATATCTTGATGATGTTTGCACCAGCGCAAAGCTTTGAAGATGGACTTGAGGATGTGGGGATGTGGATGGTCTGGTGCTTTCGGGTATTCCACATTGATCACACAGTGTCCGGCTTTGCAGATGGGATTAAGGTCGGCGCGATAAAACTCTTTGTGCCCCATGGTCCAGCCACCGCCGTGTATAAATAACACGGCTGTTTTTGTGATGCCGTCTATGGGTGTCATGACATCCAATTGCTCATCCGCATGATCACCATAAGAAAATGTTTCGATTTTTGATGGGCCGTCGTCCCGGAGCATGGTTGCCAGGCTCATTGCCGTAGTCGTGTAGATGCGGCTCCAGGCGATCATCACCTCTTGACCAATTGTCAGCGGGGTACGTTTAGGCTTCACGAACGTGTCGTTGATGCACAAAAAGTTGCTGAGTCAGAAGCAATGCCTTCGCCGGGTTTATCAATCCATTGATCGATCAGTGACAGCACGTCTTCTTGCTGCTTAATCTGAAACATCAAATGAGGTTTGTCTTCGAAAATACGAAGCGTCCCTTTGTTTTCTAATCGTGACATAAGTGCGCACACAGATTTGGGATGGATCTGACTATCTTCTGTGCCGAAAAGTACCAAGGTTGGGGGTAGCGCTGCAGAAGCTCTGTTTGAGGCGGCATCACTCAAGCGAATGAGTCCGTAGTAGGTGTCAATGCGAACCTTATCGATGATCTTTTCGTCTTCCGCCCATCGCCGGGCATGATGTTCGGCCAGCCGGTCGTCATAGATACGCGGGACATCCACAGCATAGCTCGGCCAAATTTTATCAGCGAGCCAGAGGGCAACATTGTACCCATATCGAAAGGGCCGGTCTTCGCGGACACCTGGTCCCGAAAGAATAAGCGCATTAGCCTGTAGAGTGTTTGTATCTGCCAAGGCTGATATGATCACAGCGGCCCCCATGCTTTCGCCGAGCAGGATTATTGGTGTCTCTGGCCCCGCGACGTTGTGTGCGGCCAGTGCAAAATCTTGAAAGTCTTTAACCATGACGTCTTTCCCGGCCCAAATGCCGCGTTTGGGTGCCGATCCAAAGCCACGTTGATCGTAGGCCCAAAGGGCAATATTGCGTTGCGCTAGATGTTGACCAATAAGCGCGAACGCATCGCGGAACTCACCAAAGCTATGAGCCGCGATCACAATTTTATCGGGCGAGGTTCTAGGCCCCCAGACTGAATAGGGTAAGCGAGCGCCATCACGTGCAACGAAGGTGTCTTCCTCGAAGCGCAGTGTTTCTTCCGCTTCAGTGGGTGGGGACATATTCAAAATTAGAATCAGGGCGGATGTAAGTCTGGCAAACCAGATGGCACACGCCTTTCCAATCCGGCTCAAAGGCTTTTCGCGTAGGCTTCGACGTCCGCCAGAACCCTGAGAAGATTATCCCCCCACAGGAGCCTGATTTGCTCTTCCGTATACCCGCGTTTGACCAGCTCTAACGTGACGTTGAAAGTTTCAGAAGCGTCTGACCAACCTGCGATGCCGCCGCCGCCGTTGAAGTCTGAGGCGATTCCCACATGTTTAATGCCAACTTTTCCAACCGCATAGTCAATATGATCCGCTAAGTCTTTGACTCCTGCTTTGGGAAACTCCAGTTCGATCTCAGCCATGCGGGCGTCGTAGACTTTCAGGTCGTCCTCGCTTAAGCGGCGAAAATCTCCAAAAGACTTTATCCCCATGTCCTCCCATAGCTTTGCCGTTGCGTCTTGCTTGCCTCGTGGAACAGCGCGCAAATAACTATCGAACGCAACCACTTGAACAACGCCATTAGAGTTGGCGATGGCCAAAAGTTCTTCGTCGCTCATGTTGCGGGGATGGTCGTAAACACCCTTCAAACTGGAATGAGAGGCAATAACCGGTGCTTTCGACTCAGCGATAATGTCTAATGTAGTTTGTTTTGAAGCATGAGATACGTCCGCCATGATGCCGAGTTCATTTAAACGCCTCACAACTTGGAGGCCCAGATCAGTGAGTCCGCCATGCTCTTCGTCGGTTTCCCCGAGACGCCGGCTTGGGACGGCAGAGTCCCCGAGGTCATTGTGTCCGTTATGAAGCAAACCAAAGTAGCGGGCCCCATAATCGTAAAACTGATTAAGTAATCTTATGTCCTTGCCCATTGGGTAACCGTTTTCGATTCCAATCAGCGCGACTTTCTTACCTGCGGCATCAATGCGCCGCACATCCTCAGCGCTCCGCGCCAGTTGGATTTGATCGGGATACATGTCGCTGGTCAGACGGTGGATCGCTGCAAATTTGAGGAAGGCATCAGAGAGCGCTTTTGCATACCCTGCATCCGTCCGCGGTCCTTGCCCCACAAATACGATAATGAACGTCGCATCTAGACCACCCTCAATCATGGTGGGGATATGCACTTGTTGGCCGCGTGGGCCTGGCTTCATGGGGTCATAGGCCGGTGTGGCAAAATTCGGAGGAATGTCCACGTGGGTGTCGACGGTGATCACTCGCTCGTGAATTGCTCTGGCCCGGGCAATGAGGTCGTCAGTGGTTTCAGCAGTGAGGCCCGTTGAGCC
Proteins encoded in this region:
- a CDS encoding SLC13 family permease, with product MTKKYGFKGAIVDWELFQIGFVLVLIALVFFGFIRERLPPDVVALTAVGLLLATGILNTSDVLSVFSNSAPLTIAAMFVLSAGLERTGVIDGLGRYITKSAASSPTLALALMMISVMVVSAFINNTPVVVILTPVVISLARALNLTPSKLLIPLSFASIFGGTTTLIGTSTNILVNGVAQDYGLKPFGMFEITAAGAILGGIGILYLLLVGKWLLPDRETLASLLPSSSDRHFLADVLIPLGSPLVGLQLSAAGFTEHRGLRVIDLIRGDASMRNKLTDIFLMAGDRVVLRSKVGDMLGLREVGDVAFGGREAHAIEPMVTRETVIMEGIVGPQSKFQGRRVSDLNLRRLYGSYILAIHRQGTGLSGNFDRVQLQMGDTLLLEGPAKNLRQLFDYRELINLSHPSERPLRRDKAPIAILAVFLVMVLAAFEILPIAALALMAATSVVVLGCLDSDEAYNSIHWNILMLIFGMLALGIAMEKTGAASFVVDNLASLVGVFGPIAVLSAIYIITSLLTEIMSNNATAILLTPIAVGLANELGVDPRPFAVAVMFAASASFATPIGYQTNTFVYNAGGYRFSDFIKVGLPLNVLLWVAATFIIPIFWPLEIQD
- a CDS encoding ABC transporter substrate-binding protein codes for the protein MILASYLAYLCALVTLWWCVPGNVSLAEERSSNNTLRLAVNILPPGFGSPYRTTATPSITTTSALFDGLTRLDHLGNVSPWLAERWEPISETRWRFYLRKDVVFSNGVPFDSSAVVHVVGYLTGKESPLESVRRDMPWLAGTEIIDEHTVDILTKVPVPTFDRYAATLLMTEPGAFTDLGPETYALNPVVTGPFLISAWQPNSVHMEANPTTWRPPKLAGVEIIALPDSTTRVQAVLSGRVDVAVALGPDEAKMIAAAGGSFVTFSSGQIANVTLNTLGDAPFKDVRVRRALNMAVNRDLIIDVLMAGSTEPANQPATKTSFGYNPNLPLFPYDPERARALLAEAGYPNGFSFKLRTSLSGPGQASVYQQVASDLRSIGVEMVFDVVPSTLYLSELIRLGDIADAFTLPIALFPTMDSMRAMSFHSCLWPSPGYCNETIQPVIEQALIEWDQDKAIELRQQVMAHYHEQAAVLYLHESPSFVGLSARVRNYGDVFGFVGYDVIELVD
- a CDS encoding ABC transporter substrate-binding protein; protein product: MTLSNSWIKRVLILSAAVMVGFTSPVQAEKTLRVAVHALPPFLGHAFATTARPTIFTTGAIYDGLVKFDREGQLSPWLAVAWENIDEMTWRFTLRDGVSFSNGTPLTSASIETAVRWLTSDASMRDGVRGDVPFLQDVRVIDRLTADIITNIPVPNLPNYMGAMVMVEPERFAALGRQGYADDPVGTGPFIVDDWGATTVTMEAYAGSWRAPYVDRLEIVALPSISGRVQALLSGRVDIATALGPDERLAVEAAGFVLEEWLDASVAAVTFITAHGGPLADVRVRQALNYAVNKEGIIASLFGDLTSPATQGVSHQAYGYNPELKPYPYDPEKARSLLAEAGYEDGFVFEFLTQTGLGSGDLVFQLVASDLARVGVTMEIRQLPAAAFLQTVLRDPNHGGAGGHALIWPAWPIFDAMRPMLMHSCRRSTPWHCDQAIQPKIEEALVEWDPDRALALRYEVMAYTRDTAPAIFLYESPEFAATSPHVNGYRQDHGHINYHEIQLAD
- a CDS encoding alpha/beta hydrolase encodes the protein MKPKRTPLTIGQEVMIAWSRIYTTTAMSLATMLRDDGPSKIETFSYGDHADEQLDVMTPIDGITKTAVLFIHGGGWTMGHKEFYRADLNPICKAGHCVINVEYPKAPDHPHPHILKSIFKALRWCKHHQDIDQLHLIGDSAGGNLAIMSGLFWANPKLQKVFGDDDLKDDQLSRDIPDVISVSSLYGILDRQSCRDEMFAGGEAMLAAYGGQAVLAETVDIDHAITPMDVSFDQHPRCFLAVGSDDVLLQSSRDYHQRLLKAGHDVALKVYKGATHGFLSWPQNGQRDELIRNIVTFLKSAEPG
- a CDS encoding alpha/beta fold hydrolase encodes the protein MSPPTEAEETLRFEEDTFVARDGARLPYSVWGPRTSPDKIVIAAHSFGEFRDAFALIGQHLAQRNIALWAYDQRGFGSAPKRGIWAGKDVMVKDFQDFALAAHNVAGPETPIILLGESMGAAVIISALADTNTLQANALILSGPGVREDRPFRYGYNVALWLADKIWPSYAVDVPRIYDDRLAEHHARRWAEDEKIIDKVRIDTYYGLIRLSDAASNRASAALPPTLVLFGTEDSQIHPKSVCALMSRLENKGTLRIFEDKPHLMFQIKQQEDVLSLIDQWIDKPGEGIASDSATFCASTTRS
- a CDS encoding dipeptidase, which produces MRALILAFFLSLMGSTGLTAETTDDLIARARAIHERVITVDTHVDIPPNFATPAYDPMKPGPRGQQVHIPTMIEGGLDATFIIVFVGQGPRTDAGYAKALSDAFLKFAAIHRLTSDMYPDQIQLARSAEDVRRIDAAGKKVALIGIENGYPMGKDIRLLNQFYDYGARYFGLLHNGHNDLGDSAVPSRRLGETDEEHGGLTDLGLQVVRRLNELGIMADVSHASKQTTLDIIAESKAPVIASHSSLKGVYDHPRNMSDEELLAIANSNGVVQVVAFDSYLRAVPRGKQDATAKLWEDMGIKSFGDFRRLSEDDLKVYDARMAEIELEFPKAGVKDLADHIDYAVGKVGIKHVGIASDFNGGGGIAGWSDASETFNVTLELVKRGYTEEQIRLLWGDNLLRVLADVEAYAKSL